Proteins encoded within one genomic window of Sulfurovum sp. XGS-02:
- a CDS encoding DNA polymerase III subunit gamma/tau: MSLALARKYRPATFDDLIGQESVSQTLSLALEGKRLSHAYLFSGLRGSGKTSTARIFAKALLCEKGATSHPCGTCTHCVMASESSHMDIIEMDAASNRGIDDIKDLIEHTKYKPSSARYKIFIIDEVHMLTNQAFNALLKTLEEPPDFVKFILATTDPLKLPATILSRTQHFRFKKIPQNLVLKHLEHILDLENIEYEREALDIIARSGAGSLRDSLTLMDQAIVYSKNFVDVNTVTGMLGIIEPSHLEALLSDIMAKDTAKVLAFINMAADYEAEMILDELTLYLKDLLLNAKGKFSPMIIERFFRVIAESKSLLSLGSDNGFVLSLALFKMMESLEIKDIDTMIRGLEQELKGVEVSEIMVTTPSPDLSTPSEVITITEEEIDATLPKTAAPEAEPPVAEEKTPETSSEIAETPVIDNEPTPPIEEEKAPADIQPVTQPEVTQPSVPAINPHQKTFNTLVQKLYDRDYDLGACFERNISFENFEDHKLTWASMAEGEDKKMLITHWGLINMFVKDVFGFETKIVNIPKKKVSNDTLKEETKEPQKEIPAHQDADAASMIEDIEMKSSCIAPEAGETEAAKEKDPSTLLEEPMIKEAIALFDPKKVRIKRNT, encoded by the coding sequence TTGTCTTTAGCCTTAGCAAGAAAATACCGTCCTGCAACCTTCGATGACCTCATCGGACAAGAGTCAGTTTCACAAACTCTCTCACTTGCGCTTGAGGGCAAAAGACTCTCCCATGCCTACCTTTTTTCGGGACTAAGAGGGAGTGGAAAAACATCTACTGCACGTATCTTTGCCAAAGCACTGCTCTGTGAAAAAGGTGCGACTTCCCATCCTTGCGGTACCTGTACACATTGTGTGATGGCAAGCGAAAGCAGCCATATGGATATCATCGAAATGGATGCCGCTTCCAACCGTGGTATCGATGATATCAAAGACCTTATTGAACATACCAAATACAAGCCAAGCTCTGCACGCTACAAGATCTTTATCATCGATGAAGTGCATATGCTTACCAACCAGGCATTTAATGCCCTGCTAAAAACACTTGAAGAGCCACCTGATTTTGTCAAATTCATACTGGCAACGACAGATCCGCTCAAGCTGCCTGCGACCATTCTTTCCCGTACACAGCATTTCAGGTTCAAAAAAATTCCTCAAAACCTTGTACTTAAACACTTGGAACATATCTTGGACCTTGAGAACATAGAGTATGAAAGAGAGGCTTTGGATATTATTGCACGCTCTGGTGCAGGGAGTCTGAGAGACTCACTGACCTTGATGGATCAGGCCATTGTCTACTCCAAGAACTTTGTCGATGTGAATACTGTAACAGGGATGCTCGGCATCATTGAACCCAGTCATTTGGAAGCATTGCTCTCTGACATCATGGCCAAAGACACAGCAAAAGTCTTAGCCTTTATCAACATGGCAGCCGATTATGAAGCAGAGATGATACTGGATGAACTCACACTCTATCTGAAAGATCTGCTGCTCAATGCCAAAGGCAAGTTCAGCCCGATGATCATAGAGCGTTTCTTCAGAGTTATCGCAGAGTCTAAAAGCTTGCTCTCTCTTGGCAGTGATAATGGATTTGTACTCTCGCTGGCACTCTTTAAAATGATGGAGTCTTTGGAGATCAAAGATATAGATACCATGATACGCGGCTTGGAGCAGGAACTCAAAGGGGTTGAAGTCTCTGAAATTATGGTGACCACTCCCTCTCCTGACCTCTCTACACCCTCAGAAGTGATTACGATCACTGAAGAGGAGATCGACGCTACTCTTCCTAAAACTGCAGCACCTGAGGCAGAACCACCTGTTGCAGAGGAGAAAACACCCGAAACTTCATCTGAGATCGCAGAAACACCGGTCATAGACAATGAGCCTACTCCCCCTATAGAAGAAGAAAAAGCTCCTGCCGATATACAACCGGTGACCCAGCCAGAAGTCACTCAACCCTCAGTACCAGCCATAAACCCACATCAAAAAACATTTAATACCCTGGTACAAAAACTCTATGACAGAGACTATGATCTTGGTGCCTGTTTTGAACGTAATATCTCCTTTGAAAACTTTGAAGATCATAAACTTACATGGGCTTCTATGGCAGAAGGCGAAGATAAAAAAATGCTCATTACCCATTGGGGACTTATCAACATGTTCGTAAAAGATGTTTTTGGTTTTGAAACCAAAATTGTCAATATCCCTAAAAAAAAAGTGAGTAACGACACGCTCAAAGAAGAGACTAAAGAACCTCAAAAAGAGATCCCTGCACATCAGGATGCAGATGCTGCTTCTATGATAGAAGATATCGAAATGAAAAGCTCCTGTATCGCTCCGGAGGCTGGAGAGACTGAAGCCGCTAAAGAGAAAGACCCTTCCACTCTGCTTGAAGAGCCTATGATCAAAGAGGCTATCGCCCTGTTTGATCCCAAAAAAGTGAGAATAAAGCGTAATACCTAA
- a CDS encoding beta-ketoacyl-ACP synthase III, with amino-acid sequence MSPIKPIYAAFRSIGAYVPEKILSNADLEKMVDTTDEWIVKRTGIKERHIAAEDEYTSDMAAKACEMAIERSGLAKEEIDLVLCATVTPDYFNMPSTACLISDKIGIRDVQAFDISAACSGFVYLLTIAKAFIESGMKKNVLVVGAEKFSSVVDYTDRSTCILFGDGAGAAVISATSNKDEAFIDIHASADGSYSDFLVTPAPGAVHPASQEVIDQGLNFVQMKGNETFKLAVKTLTKDVKEILAKNKINADDIPHFIPHQANYRIIKAVGDALKMREEQVVLTVGKYGNTSAASIPMALNDIWESGRLQTGDLMLLDTFGGGLTWASALLPFAGKANTK; translated from the coding sequence ATGTCACCAATAAAACCCATATATGCGGCATTCAGATCTATAGGTGCATATGTACCTGAAAAGATTTTATCCAATGCAGATCTTGAAAAGATGGTAGATACCACTGATGAATGGATCGTAAAACGTACGGGTATAAAAGAGCGTCATATAGCTGCAGAAGATGAGTATACAAGTGATATGGCTGCTAAAGCCTGTGAAATGGCGATAGAACGTTCAGGTCTTGCAAAAGAGGAGATAGACCTGGTACTCTGTGCCACTGTGACACCTGATTATTTCAATATGCCTTCAACCGCATGTCTTATTTCAGACAAGATCGGTATCAGGGATGTGCAGGCCTTTGATATCTCTGCGGCATGCAGCGGATTTGTCTATCTTCTTACCATTGCAAAAGCATTTATAGAGTCAGGAATGAAGAAAAATGTATTGGTGGTCGGGGCAGAAAAGTTCTCTTCGGTTGTCGATTATACAGATAGAAGTACATGTATCCTGTTTGGAGATGGTGCAGGTGCGGCGGTGATCTCTGCTACATCCAATAAAGACGAAGCTTTTATTGACATTCATGCAAGTGCAGACGGATCCTATTCAGACTTTTTGGTAACACCTGCACCCGGTGCTGTACATCCTGCAAGCCAGGAAGTGATCGATCAGGGGCTTAATTTTGTACAGATGAAGGGAAATGAAACCTTTAAATTGGCAGTAAAAACTTTGACAAAAGATGTCAAAGAGATACTTGCCAAAAATAAGATTAATGCGGATGATATCCCGCATTTTATCCCGCATCAGGCGAATTACCGTATTATTAAAGCAGTGGGTGATGCACTGAAGATGAGAGAAGAGCAGGTGGTCCTTACCGTAGGAAAATACGGGAATACTTCTGCTGCTTCGATACCTATGGCATTGAATGATATCTGGGAATCAGGAAGACTGCAAACAGGTGACCTTATGTTACTTGATACTTTCGGTGGCGGACTAACATGGGCCAGTGCACTACTTCCATTTGCCGGAAAAGCAAACACCAAATAG
- the rpmF gene encoding 50S ribosomal protein L32, translating to MAVPKRRVSHTRAAKRRTHYKLTLPMPVKDADGTWRMPHHMNMTTGEYKKTKA from the coding sequence ATGGCAGTACCTAAAAGACGTGTGAGTCACACAAGAGCAGCGAAAAGAAGAACACATTACAAATTGACATTACCAATGCCAGTAAAAGATGCAGATGGAACATGGAGAATGCCTCACCACATGAATATGACTACTGGTGAGTACAAAAAAACTAAAGCGTAA
- the plsX gene encoding phosphate acyltransferase PlsX, producing the protein MIKIAIDAMGGDFGPEPIIEGVVQALEIEKFLPILVGNTEEIRSFLPPYYADKVEIVEASDVISMSDQATDALKRKDSSIYRAVELVREKEASAVVSAGHSGATMTLATLRIGRLPHISKPALATLMPSVVATKTLVLDVGAVTDCTPQNLYEFGAMGEAYAQQILGIASPKVGLLSNGSEDSKGNTLTKAAFKLLQGLKGFVGNVEGRDIFNGNVNVVVCDGFTGNILLKTSEGVVSTIFTLMRQHIRKSLPAKIGALMMKRKVFGNMKKQVDYAEYGGAPLLGINGCAIISHGSSNAKAIKNAIFQAIRYTESDVNKTIETLLSDTK; encoded by the coding sequence ATGATCAAGATTGCGATTGACGCTATGGGCGGGGACTTTGGTCCCGAGCCTATTATAGAAGGTGTGGTTCAAGCACTGGAAATTGAAAAATTCCTCCCTATTTTAGTAGGAAACACAGAAGAGATACGCTCTTTCCTTCCCCCGTATTATGCAGACAAAGTTGAAATTGTTGAAGCTTCGGATGTGATATCTATGAGCGATCAGGCAACAGATGCACTCAAGCGTAAAGATTCATCCATCTACAGAGCAGTGGAGCTTGTACGTGAAAAGGAAGCATCTGCAGTCGTTTCAGCGGGCCACAGTGGTGCGACCATGACACTGGCTACATTGCGTATAGGACGTTTACCGCATATCTCCAAGCCTGCACTTGCCACACTCATGCCAAGTGTGGTAGCGACCAAAACATTGGTTCTGGACGTAGGTGCAGTAACGGATTGTACACCTCAAAACCTGTATGAGTTTGGTGCGATGGGTGAAGCGTATGCACAGCAGATCTTAGGCATAGCCTCTCCCAAAGTGGGGCTTTTATCAAATGGGTCTGAAGATTCCAAGGGTAATACATTGACCAAAGCCGCCTTTAAACTGCTACAAGGTTTAAAAGGGTTTGTCGGTAATGTTGAAGGTAGAGACATCTTTAACGGTAACGTGAATGTCGTTGTCTGTGACGGTTTTACGGGTAATATTTTACTCAAGACCAGTGAAGGTGTTGTATCTACGATCTTTACATTGATGAGACAGCATATTCGAAAATCATTGCCGGCGAAGATCGGTGCGCTGATGATGAAAAGAAAAGTGTTTGGAAATATGAAAAAGCAGGTTGATTATGCAGAGTACGGTGGTGCACCGCTTTTGGGTATCAACGGATGTGCCATCATTTCTCATGGTAGTTCGAATGCAAAAGCCATCAAAAATGCGATATTCCAGGCAATACGTTATACGGAGTCAGATGTCAATAAAACCATAGAAACTCTTCTATCTGATACTAAATAA
- the leuS gene encoding leucine--tRNA ligase, whose product MSYNPSEIEAKWQNKWDVEKAFEPDDALTRKKKYILSMFPFPSGRLHMGHVRNYAIGDAFARYYRKQDFNVLHPIGWDAFGMPAENAAIKHGRHPKEWTYSNIDYMRKELNTLGLSFSKTREFATCDELYTKWEQEFIIKMFEEKLLYRESTTVNWCEDCHTVLANEQVEEGCCWRCDNEVQLKEMPGYYLDIIKYADDLLEDLKELEGKWPSQVLTMQSNWIGKSQGLEFEFELSAESQEKLGGKFDKYTVFTTRPDTIYGVTYSALAAEHPITKYLIDNDLLDDDIAQKITHIANMTERERAQADKEGYPLGISVIHPLTGEEIPVWTANFVLASYGGGAVMAVPAHDERDFEFASKYDLPIKRVINGGEELPYTLEGELVDSAAFTGLGNYEAKAKIIAMFEEAGFGKGTTNFKLRNWGVSRQRYWGAPIPFVHCKSCGLVPEKIENLPIALPEDVEITGEGNPLDNHPTWKHCACPKCGEEAVRETDTLDTFVQSSWYQFRYATNPKKWDQVGIDKEEANYWLGVDQYIGGIEHAILHLLYARFFTKVLRDLGYHDINEPFEKLLTQGMVLMDGAKMSKSKGNTVDPDALVEKYGADTARLFTLFAAPPAKELEWNDSAVEGAFRFIKKLYERKEKVTQNSLPQIDQGSLSKESKLARVKVYEALQKSTDVYEKTFAFNTLIAACMEALNALDKQDDGAVWTEGMYIMLNLLEPIIPHVTTELSEVLFGRKNLQSVLEVKEEVFVQESVLYVVMIGGKKRTEIEVNPSATQDEILASAKEAGAKWLEGMSIVKEIVVPNKLVNLAVKPS is encoded by the coding sequence ATGAGTTACAATCCAAGTGAGATTGAAGCCAAATGGCAAAACAAATGGGATGTTGAGAAGGCTTTTGAACCGGATGATGCCTTAACAAGAAAGAAAAAATATATCTTAAGTATGTTCCCTTTCCCAAGCGGACGTTTGCATATGGGACATGTACGTAATTATGCTATAGGTGATGCTTTTGCACGTTACTACAGAAAACAGGATTTCAATGTACTCCATCCTATCGGATGGGATGCTTTTGGTATGCCTGCGGAGAATGCTGCCATCAAACACGGTCGTCATCCTAAAGAGTGGACCTATTCGAATATTGATTATATGAGAAAAGAGCTCAATACACTGGGGCTTTCATTTTCTAAAACACGTGAATTTGCTACCTGCGATGAACTCTATACGAAATGGGAGCAAGAGTTTATCATTAAAATGTTCGAAGAGAAGTTGCTTTATCGTGAATCTACAACGGTGAACTGGTGTGAGGATTGTCATACGGTATTGGCAAATGAACAGGTTGAAGAGGGGTGCTGCTGGCGTTGTGACAATGAAGTACAGCTTAAAGAGATGCCGGGGTATTACCTGGATATCATCAAGTATGCGGATGACCTGCTTGAGGATCTAAAAGAACTTGAGGGGAAATGGCCTTCACAGGTGCTGACGATGCAAAGCAACTGGATAGGTAAATCCCAGGGACTTGAATTTGAATTTGAGCTCAGTGCTGAGAGTCAAGAGAAACTTGGCGGGAAATTTGACAAATACACGGTATTTACCACACGCCCTGATACGATCTACGGTGTCACGTACTCTGCGCTTGCAGCGGAACACCCTATCACAAAATATCTTATAGACAATGATCTTCTTGATGATGATATTGCCCAAAAGATCACACACATCGCCAACATGACGGAGCGTGAAAGAGCACAGGCAGATAAAGAGGGGTATCCTCTTGGTATCTCTGTGATCCATCCTCTGACGGGAGAGGAGATCCCTGTATGGACGGCGAACTTTGTACTCGCCTCTTATGGCGGCGGCGCGGTCATGGCCGTACCTGCACATGACGAGAGAGACTTTGAGTTTGCAAGCAAGTATGATCTTCCGATCAAAAGGGTGATCAACGGAGGTGAAGAACTTCCTTATACGCTTGAAGGAGAGCTGGTTGACTCTGCAGCCTTTACAGGATTGGGTAATTACGAGGCTAAAGCAAAGATCATTGCGATGTTCGAAGAGGCAGGATTTGGAAAAGGTACGACAAACTTCAAACTGAGAAACTGGGGTGTCAGTCGCCAGCGTTACTGGGGTGCGCCTATACCTTTCGTACATTGTAAGAGCTGCGGGCTTGTACCTGAAAAGATAGAAAACCTTCCTATTGCGCTGCCTGAAGATGTAGAGATCACAGGTGAGGGGAATCCTCTGGATAATCACCCGACATGGAAGCACTGTGCTTGTCCCAAGTGTGGTGAGGAGGCTGTGCGTGAAACAGATACACTCGATACCTTTGTCCAGTCGAGCTGGTACCAGTTCCGTTATGCGACCAATCCTAAGAAGTGGGATCAAGTAGGTATTGACAAAGAAGAAGCCAATTATTGGTTAGGGGTCGATCAGTATATCGGTGGGATCGAGCACGCCATCTTGCACTTGTTGTATGCACGTTTCTTTACAAAAGTACTTCGTGACCTTGGTTACCATGATATCAATGAGCCGTTTGAGAAGCTTTTGACTCAGGGGATGGTACTAATGGACGGTGCGAAGATGAGTAAGTCTAAAGGAAATACCGTAGACCCGGATGCACTCGTAGAGAAGTATGGTGCAGATACGGCTAGACTCTTTACCCTTTTTGCTGCACCGCCGGCCAAAGAGCTTGAGTGGAATGATTCAGCAGTAGAGGGTGCATTCAGGTTCATCAAAAAACTCTATGAGAGAAAAGAGAAAGTGACGCAAAACAGTTTGCCTCAGATTGATCAAGGCTCTTTGAGCAAAGAGTCTAAACTGGCTCGTGTAAAAGTCTATGAAGCATTGCAAAAGTCCACGGATGTGTATGAGAAGACATTTGCCTTCAATACACTTATCGCAGCTTGTATGGAAGCACTCAATGCACTGGACAAACAAGATGATGGGGCTGTTTGGACTGAGGGTATGTATATTATGCTCAACCTACTTGAACCGATCATCCCTCATGTGACAACAGAACTGAGTGAAGTGTTATTTGGGCGTAAAAACCTGCAGTCTGTTCTTGAAGTGAAAGAAGAGGTTTTTGTACAGGAGAGTGTTTTATATGTCGTCATGATAGGGGGCAAAAAGCGTACAGAGATAGAGGTAAACCCTTCAGCTACACAGGATGAGATCTTGGCTTCGGCAAAAGAAGCCGGAGCAAAATGGCTTGAGGGTATGAGTATCGTTAAAGAGATCGTTGTACCGAATAAATTGGTGAATTTAGCTGTAAAACCAAGCTAA
- a CDS encoding TIGR00282 family metallophosphoesterase, with protein sequence MKIGFIGDIVGKPGRLMIKRHLTRLKQEHFVDFMIANYENASHGFGLTEKNCIELLGYGIDMMTGGNHSFDKKEILKIFDNYPLIRPMNYPKATPGKGIYETTLLGHRTAILNLMGHYTMPMADNPFTMIVEEVEKLKAQGVKHIILDMHAEASSEKQIILHMLKDDVSAILGTHTHVATDDLQIHDGCCYVTDVGLTGCRDGVIGMDSEIPLKRVLTGLGGHFNVPDECKALLQMVVFELDDQGRCIGAEKIKIYDDKPKIVTQAWMDT encoded by the coding sequence TTGAAAATAGGGTTTATCGGTGACATCGTAGGTAAACCAGGGCGCTTGATGATCAAACGCCATTTAACACGTCTCAAACAAGAGCATTTTGTAGACTTCATGATAGCCAACTATGAAAATGCAAGTCATGGTTTTGGTCTCACTGAAAAAAATTGTATTGAACTGCTGGGATACGGCATCGATATGATGACGGGTGGGAATCACAGCTTTGATAAAAAAGAGATCCTTAAAATCTTTGACAATTACCCTCTTATACGTCCCATGAACTATCCTAAGGCAACACCGGGCAAAGGTATCTATGAAACGACGCTTTTGGGACACAGAACAGCGATCTTAAATCTTATGGGACACTATACGATGCCTATGGCCGATAATCCATTCACGATGATCGTTGAAGAGGTAGAGAAGTTAAAAGCACAAGGAGTGAAACATATCATTCTTGATATGCATGCTGAGGCGAGTTCAGAGAAACAGATCATTTTACATATGCTCAAAGATGATGTCTCTGCGATACTTGGTACACATACCCATGTTGCTACAGATGATCTTCAGATACATGATGGCTGCTGTTATGTCACAGATGTAGGTTTGACCGGTTGCCGGGACGGTGTGATAGGAATGGATTCAGAAATACCACTTAAACGGGTGCTTACAGGTCTTGGAGGGCATTTTAACGTACCTGATGAGTGCAAAGCACTGCTGCAAATGGTGGTCTTTGAACTGGATGATCAGGGGCGTTGTATAGGGGCTGAGAAGATCAAGATCTATGATGATAAACCTAAAATTGTGACACAGGCATGGATGGATACCTAA